The DNA region TGGAGTTCCTAAGATGCAAACCAACACTACTAAGCTGATTGCTTAGAATGTCTTTCTATGTTTTGTAGATTGGAAACTCATAAATATGCATTGTTCTTGCAGAATTATTGTGATCCTAAACATGGAAACCATCATTCTGGACTGCGATATAATTGGTAAACCAAGGGTGTTGGAAATTGATTCACTGCCTGAAAAGCCATTATCATCTGGACCCCGACCATCAATAAACCATAGTGTTGCCGGTGCTCAGAATTTGTCACGAACAAGCTACAATAATGTTAAAACATCAAGCTCCCTAAACCAAGGTGGTAACATGCAGAGTTTCCGTCCTACTGTTCAGCCTTCATACCAGCCACCTCCAAATTATAAGAATCATGGAGCAATCATGAGAAATGAGGCACCTGCACGCATTATACCTATTGCTGCCTTGAATCCCTATCAAGGTAGATGGGCTATCAAGGCACGGGTGACAGCAAAAGGAGATCTCCGTCGTTACAACAATGCAAGAGGAGATGGAAAAGTATTCTCCTTTGATCTTCTTGATTCAGATGGAGGGGAAATTAGGGTGACATGCTTCAATGCTGTGGTGGACCGTTTTTATGATACTATCGAAGTTGGTAAAGTCTATGTGATATCCAAAGGCAGCTTGAAACCTGCTCAGAAGAATTTTAACCATCTAAAGAATGAGTGGGAGATATTTCTGGAGACAACATCATCAGTAGATCTTTGTCCAGATGAAGATGCATCCATACCCAGGCAGCAGTTCTCATTTAGGCCTATCAGTGAAATTGCAAATGCTGAAAGCAATTCTATACTGGATATTATCGGTGTTGTTGTAACAGTGAACCCTTCTGTTCCCATCATGCGGAAGAATGGAATGGAAACGCAGAGGCGAATTCTGAACTTGAAGGATCAATCGGGGTTAACTGTTGAATTGACATTATGGGGAGATTTCTGCAACAGGGAAGGACAACAGCTGCACGATATTGTAGAAGCCGGAATTTTCCCCATTTTGGCTGTCAAAGCCGGAAAAGTTAACGATTTTAGTGGGAAGTCCATCGGTACCATATCTGCCACACAGCTATTCATAAATCCCGACTCTGGAGAGGCTGACGGCTTGAGAAACTGGTTTGATCGAGGGGGAAAAGACACTGCTTCTCATTCCATAACCAAAGACGCTATACTCGGTGGAATGAAGAACGAGACACGCAAGTGCTTGACACAGATAAAAGATGAAGGGCTGGGAAGATCAGACAAACCAGACTGGATTGCAGTTAAGGCAACTGTGTCCTTTATCAAAACAGACTCATTCTGTTATACAGCCTGCCCTTTGATGATCGGTGACAGGCAGTGCAACAAGAAAGTGACGAAGTCTGGGAACTCAGCGTGGCTATGTGACAGGTGCAATCAAGAATTCGAAGAGTGTGATTACAGATACCTTCTTCAGGTTCAGATTCAAGACTACAGCGGCATGACATGGGTGACCGCTTTCCAGGAAGCCGGTGAAGAGATCTTGGGGTGCTCAGCCAAGGAGTTGTACGTGTGGAAAAACGAAATGCAAGATGACCTCAAATTTCTTGAAGTCATTCAAAACTGCCTCTTCAGGGAGTTCATCTTTAAGCTCAAAATAAAAGAGGAGATTTATGGGGACGAACAAAAGCTGAAGATCACTGTTGTCAAGGCTGACAAGTTGAACTACTATGAAGAGAGTAGGTTTCTGTTTGATAGCATTACAAAGCGCCACGTGGCTACATATTAGAATGGCATGCATCCTTTTCTATTGCAATAATTTTTATAGCAACATTTTTAACTCAGTGTTCAATTAGTCATATTAATATGCTTCTTTGATTATTTGTTTAGAGCAGTTGAAGACTTTGGAATATGATTGATATAAATAGACAGGTTTGTGTAAGAATTGAAGTTGAAGAGGAAGAGTTTGAGTGTATTAAGTAATAGAGTGATACATCTGCGATAGAAACAGAAGAAAAAGGGTTCTCAGCCCCGCTTGACAGGGTCGAAGTTGGAGACGCCGATCACAGCCCCCAAAATGGCGGTGAGCACTACGCCACCGGCGGCGATGCTGAGCAAGAAGTTGTTGAGAGAGGGCGAGGCGCTGCTGGCTGCCTCGGCGACGTCGGGGACAGCCATGGAAGCGGTCAATGCGGCGGCGGTCAATCCAGCCACGGCCTTCTCCTTCAAGGAAGCTTTGACTTGGAGTGTTGCGGTGGGGTTGGACACCGGGGCGGCCGGCTTGGAGGGCCGGAGCGCGTTGCCCTTGAGGAAGGCACGGGGCAACGGCAGCGCCATTGATAGAGCTGAAGTTGAGGCCATTTGTGTGATGCTGGTGTTATTGAATGTGTTTGTGTGAAGGTGGGATGTGATAGTGTTTTGATAGAAGAGGAAGAGAGATTTGTGGGAGATGGAAAAGGATCAAAGCAGAGGTGGAGAATCGACGGTATCTTACATCGTCCGACGTGGCACCTTCTCGACTTGCATGCGGTAGATAAGCTTATCCattcactatttttttatatctttttttttggttattaGTGTTTTTCGAATCCAACTTAAACATATTCGGAGTTCGGCGGCACGCTACAGCTCCGGTACGTTTGGAGatactccatattccataaTATAGGTGCGCTAATTAAATACCCCCTCCGTCCACTTTAGCAGCATTTTcgatttatcattttaattgtCCCACTTTAGTAGTCCCATTAGAATATTTCacaaatagtactccctccgtcccggataatttgtcccattttttccatttcggtccgtcccacataatttgtctcatttcacttttaccatttttagtagtggacctcatattccactaactcattcttattcatatttattataaaattaatatataaaagtatgacctacatttcactaactttttcaactcatttttaattacatttcttaaaacccgtgcccggtcaaagtgagacgaattatccgggacggagggagtaatagattTCATCTTTCACTAACCTCATCTCACTCAcaattcattataaaactaatactccatccgtttcacTCTAAGTCGAACATTTCTAATTTGATAagagattttatatagtgttgttttgtgagtaaaatggagagaataaaataaaagagagtaaaaaatagagagaaaaatatttttatatttagaaatttGTTGTTTAGAGTCGGACATCTCAAAAGGAAAATAtgtgagacggagagagtatataaaaAGCGCACCCATATTTCATTATCATTTGTccaccaactttcctttacatttcttaaaatccgtgtccgactcaaatgagacttctaAAGTGGGATGGCGTGAgtattaatgaattttaatgaactataattaaatttaattagaatGACCAATATTTATGGTTTCTCAACTTAGCTAGCCAAAAACTTATTGGCAGTCCCTACACTATAACAATTATTGAGTTAAGAGTTTGTATTAGTCATTTACAAGGGTGGAAATTTCAATCAATATTGCCATATAATTCAAGTAGGTAGCCTTTTTGTCATTAGTTTTGCCGTAGAAACATGTGGATTAAGTTCTAAGATAGTATTTTCATGAGGTGGGCATTTACTGATATCTTGACTAAATCATTTGTTTTACGTTAGTATATCGagttttgatattttctaagCAGAGAATCCCAAATTGGGGTGTTCCCTCAACAAACATAGGCAGTGGCTTCTTCATCAAGAGAATGAGCCATGAATGCATTTGAACTTGAGAATTCAGAAATAATATTGTACATGTGGTCAAGCTatttacacacaacatataATCAGCCATGAACAATAAACCTAACtcattttctctctatctctaacTCTTACAAAAAATTGATCACCTTGCAGTAATAGCTGATTAAGCATAGCTAATCTGCACTTCCTGAGGCAGAAGGCGGTACTTGATCCCGAGCTCCTCCAGAATCTTCTTAAGCTCGACAACAAGATCCGATCTCCGGTTGCCCGCCTCTCCAACATTCTGGAAATTTATTGTATGAGTTACATACAGAGCAATTATCATCTTGTTCACATCCACAATCTCTTTCACTTGCATACTGTGATGTGGGCTCCACTGCTGAGGCTTACTCTCCAAATATCTGATCATCAAAAACCATCATTCTACTAAGCACCATTCATATCATCACAATAAAATTAACCAAGATTTTTTACTCATATGATTCAATACAAAA from Salvia splendens isolate huo1 chromosome 9, SspV2, whole genome shotgun sequence includes:
- the LOC121747868 gene encoding replication protein A 70 kDa DNA-binding subunit A-like yields the protein MPVNLTANAIAAIDGGDVNAKPLVQVLDIKLIGSSQERYRFLLSDAVATQHAMLATQLNDRVKTGRVRRGSIIQLIEYIGSTVQKRKIIVILNMETIILDCDIIGKPRVLEIDSLPEKPLSSGPRPSINHSVAGAQNLSRTSYNNVKTSSSLNQGGNMQSFRPTVQPSYQPPPNYKNHGAIMRNEAPARIIPIAALNPYQGRWAIKARVTAKGDLRRYNNARGDGKVFSFDLLDSDGGEIRVTCFNAVVDRFYDTIEVGKVYVISKGSLKPAQKNFNHLKNEWEIFLETTSSVDLCPDEDASIPRQQFSFRPISEIANAESNSILDIIGVVVTVNPSVPIMRKNGMETQRRILNLKDQSGLTVELTLWGDFCNREGQQLHDIVEAGIFPILAVKAGKVNDFSGKSIGTISATQLFINPDSGEADGLRNWFDRGGKDTASHSITKDAILGGMKNETRKCLTQIKDEGLGRSDKPDWIAVKATVSFIKTDSFCYTACPLMIGDRQCNKKVTKSGNSAWLCDRCNQEFEECDYRYLLQVQIQDYSGMTWVTAFQEAGEEILGCSAKELYVWKNEMQDDLKFLEVIQNCLFREFIFKLKIKEEIYGDEQKLKITVVKADKLNYYEESRFLFDSITKRHVATY
- the LOC121747869 gene encoding uncharacterized protein LOC121747869, which encodes MASTSALSMALPLPRAFLKGNALRPSKPAAPVSNPTATLQVKASLKEKAVAGLTAAALTASMAVPDVAEAASSASPSLNNFLLSIAAGGVVLTAILGAVIGVSNFDPVKRG